One genomic region from Pseudanabaena sp. BC1403 encodes:
- a CDS encoding Rpn family recombination-promoting nuclease/putative transposase encodes MRTDTIFFQLFQTFNNLLFELVGLPPEAAEGYHFTSVEIKEKAFRFDGIFVPDSLDKNLWFVEVQFQKRAEFYWEFIGEIFLYLSQYKPEHDWQAVAIFAKRSIETEPPKQFRELFASDRIVRVYLDELPQDESLNLGIVRLIVAPEREAIALAQRLADRVGQGDRERVIEFIETVLMYKFPRMSREEVEAMFTLGDLKQTRIYQEAVQEGEQRGKLQGKLEGEKIGAQRGQILGRQQGLKQFAVKLLTRKFGKVSLRTVKRLEKLSAEQLEELAEAVLDFEKVADLDVWLKAR; translated from the coding sequence ATGCGTACTGATACGATTTTCTTTCAACTGTTCCAAACCTTTAATAATTTGCTGTTTGAATTGGTGGGGTTACCGCCTGAAGCCGCAGAGGGTTATCATTTTACTTCTGTTGAAATCAAGGAAAAAGCCTTTCGATTTGATGGTATTTTTGTCCCTGACTCCTTGGATAAAAATTTATGGTTCGTGGAAGTCCAGTTTCAAAAACGTGCCGAGTTCTATTGGGAATTTATCGGTGAAATTTTCTTGTATTTGAGCCAGTACAAGCCTGAACATGATTGGCAAGCGGTAGCCATTTTTGCAAAACGCAGCATTGAAACCGAACCGCCGAAACAATTTCGAGAATTGTTTGCTAGCGATCGCATTGTGCGGGTGTATCTGGATGAGTTGCCACAGGATGAGTCGCTAAATCTCGGAATTGTGCGGTTGATTGTTGCGCCTGAGCGTGAGGCGATCGCTTTGGCACAACGTTTAGCGGATCGTGTGGGGCAAGGCGATCGGGAAAGGGTGATAGAATTTATCGAGACGGTTTTGATGTACAAGTTTCCCAGAATGAGTCGAGAGGAGGTTGAGGCTATGTTTACATTAGGCGATCTAAAACAAACACGAATTTATCAAGAGGCGGTGCAAGAGGGTGAGCAGCGTGGCAAGTTGCAGGGCAAACTTGAGGGTGAAAAGATTGGCGCACAACGCGGACAGATTTTGGGTAGGCAGCAGGGGCTGAAGCAGTTTGCTGTAAAGTTGTTGACGCGAAAGTTTGGTAAGGTGTCGCTGAGGACGGTTAAGCGGCTTGAAAAATTGTCGGCTGAGCAGTTGGAGGAGTTAGCGGAGGCGGTGTTGGATTTTGAGAAGGTTGCGGATTTGGATGTTTGGTTGAAGGCGCGTTAG